One Acidobacteriota bacterium genomic window carries:
- a CDS encoding CRTAC1 family protein, whose amino-acid sequence MPSEVVAQQNPKPQTGKSYSTAEPPKRQSAPVPEAPSPVTFTDMTRQCGLAFKHAASQTAQKYLLETMGGGVALFDYDNDGRMDLFFANGALLTDQMAKDARPDKRDAKFWNRLYHQKSDGTFEDVTERAGVKGEGYSMGVSVGDYDNDGFADMYVTGYGANILYRNNGNGTFTDVTKSALVAASGWSTSAGWLDYDKDGRLDLFVCRYVVWDFDLGTLYCGDMRPGFRAYCHPDNFKSLPNILYHQKADGTFEDVSAKSKIGEPGGKGLGVVFADFDNDGWTDILVANDSVRQSLYKNNGDGTFEDIALPAGVAYDENGKTFAGMGVDAADYNEDGSVDIFMTALSNETYPLYENNGDHTFTYETNTSGVGQITLLNSGWGARFVDLDNDGWRDIFVAQSHVLDTIEKTSSYLKYKQPPLFLRNTGKNFVSVSGSAGASFAVAIAARGAAFGDLDNDGDVDVVMGTLDSAPLVLRNNGTKNHWLGLALIGTKSNRQGLGSRVTVTEASGRKRIFDITTSGSYLSSNDARLIIGLGAATGVKNIEIKWPSGQPQLIENPAIDRYHQIKETDRKLSGRVDREH is encoded by the coding sequence TTGCCTTCTGAGGTTGTTGCCCAGCAAAATCCCAAACCACAAACCGGAAAATCTTACAGCACGGCTGAACCACCCAAGCGCCAGAGCGCGCCGGTTCCCGAAGCGCCATCGCCCGTCACCTTCACCGATATGACTAGGCAATGCGGACTCGCGTTCAAACATGCGGCATCACAGACCGCGCAGAAATATTTACTCGAAACCATGGGCGGCGGCGTTGCTCTGTTTGATTATGACAATGACGGGCGAATGGATTTATTTTTCGCCAACGGCGCATTGCTCACCGACCAGATGGCAAAAGATGCGCGCCCCGATAAACGCGATGCGAAATTCTGGAATCGCCTCTATCATCAAAAAAGCGACGGCACATTTGAAGACGTAACCGAACGCGCAGGCGTCAAAGGCGAAGGCTATTCGATGGGTGTAAGCGTAGGCGATTATGACAACGATGGTTTCGCAGATATGTATGTCACCGGTTACGGAGCCAACATTTTATATCGCAACAATGGCAACGGCACTTTTACGGATGTCACGAAATCGGCTCTGGTAGCCGCTTCCGGCTGGTCTACTTCGGCAGGCTGGCTCGATTATGACAAAGACGGACGACTTGATTTATTCGTCTGTCGTTACGTGGTCTGGGATTTCGATTTAGGTACGCTCTATTGTGGCGACATGCGACCGGGCTTTCGCGCTTATTGTCATCCCGACAATTTCAAAAGCCTGCCGAATATTCTCTATCATCAAAAAGCCGATGGGACGTTTGAGGACGTAAGCGCGAAATCAAAGATCGGTGAACCGGGCGGCAAAGGGTTGGGCGTGGTGTTTGCCGATTTCGATAACGATGGTTGGACGGATATTCTGGTCGCTAACGATAGCGTCCGCCAGTCGCTTTATAAAAATAATGGTGACGGGACCTTTGAAGACATCGCGCTTCCGGCAGGCGTGGCTTACGACGAAAACGGCAAAACCTTCGCGGGGATGGGCGTCGATGCGGCGGATTATAATGAAGATGGCAGCGTCGATATTTTTATGACGGCGCTCTCGAATGAAACCTATCCGCTCTATGAAAACAATGGCGACCACACGTTCACTTACGAGACCAACACGTCGGGCGTCGGACAAATCACCTTGCTCAATTCCGGTTGGGGGGCACGGTTCGTGGATTTGGATAACGATGGCTGGCGCGACATTTTTGTGGCGCAAAGCCATGTGCTTGATACCATCGAAAAGACTTCGAGTTATTTGAAATACAAACAGCCGCCCTTGTTTTTGCGAAACACCGGCAAAAATTTCGTCAGCGTGTCGGGTTCCGCAGGCGCGAGTTTCGCTGTAGCGATTGCGGCGCGCGGCGCAGCTTTCGGAGACCTGGATAACGACGGCGATGTTGATGTGGTGATGGGCACGCTCGACAGCGCGCCGCTGGTGTTGCGCAACAACGGCACGAAAAATCACTGGCTTGGATTGGCTTTAATCGGCACGAAATCGAATCGGCAAGGACTCGGTTCGCGTGTGACGGTTACGGAAGCGAGCGGGCGCAAACGCATTTTTGATATAACGACGAGCGGCAGTTATTTATCGTCTAATGATGCGCGCCTGATTATCGGTTTGGGCGCGGCAACCGGCGTGAAAAATATCGAAATCAAATGGCCAAGCGGGCAACCCCAGTTGATAGAAAATCCCGCAATTGACCGCTATCACCAAATAAAAGAGACTGACCGTAAATTGTCCGGGAGGGTTGATCGTGAACATTGA
- a CDS encoding CRTAC1 family protein produces MFNKQALIIRFITVLLASAMISASAFTQQKTAPKQEPPKQGMGGVSTGVAKTYASKRTVGITDAKAPVVFEDVTAQTPLAAFKHRSGNPQKDYIVEAPPGGAAIFDFDNDGLPDIYVLNGSTFEAEKGKEKAPRAALYRNLGNWKFEDVTDKAGVANERWGFGVAVGDYDNDGFQDLFIGNWGVSRLYHNNGNGTFTDVAEKLGVARKGWSAGATWGDYDKDGRLDLFVPGYLDFDMNSLPPNPSEAAKPGGVAQNFCQFRGIPVLCGPRGLKGEGDTLYHQKADGTFEDVSVKAGVQDKDKYYGFSSAFLHINEDDLLDLIVVNDSTPKLLYLNKGDGTFEEVGYPSGIALNENGREQAGMGLGVGDYDNDGLVDFYITNFSDDSNTLYHNDGDGNFIDVTFQAGHGELTFPFLGWGTNFLDYDNDGWKDVFIANGHVYPNVDKQQWGTSWAQQPLLFRNLSNGKFARVGAAPNSALAQAYQGRGLGIGDLDDDGRIDAVINCVDSHPAVLKNVLKNAGHWVTFKLVGDTTQKTPRDATGSIAYVTTGNMRQRQDVLSGASFASTNDQRLHFGLGQATKIDKLEIKWANGKSEIVKIDGCDKVFTIVQGKGIVSK; encoded by the coding sequence ATGTTTAACAAACAAGCTTTGATTATTCGATTCATTACTGTGCTTCTTGCATCAGCGATGATTTCCGCTTCGGCATTCACGCAACAAAAGACTGCGCCGAAACAGGAACCGCCCAAACAAGGTATGGGCGGCGTTTCAACCGGTGTGGCGAAAACTTATGCCTCGAAACGCACCGTCGGAATTACCGATGCCAAAGCGCCCGTGGTCTTTGAAGATGTGACGGCACAAACGCCGCTTGCGGCGTTCAAACATCGCAGTGGCAATCCGCAAAAAGATTACATCGTCGAAGCCCCACCAGGCGGCGCGGCGATTTTCGATTTCGATAATGACGGCTTGCCTGACATCTACGTCTTGAACGGTTCGACCTTTGAAGCCGAAAAAGGCAAAGAGAAAGCTCCGCGCGCCGCGCTCTATCGCAATCTCGGCAACTGGAAATTTGAAGACGTCACCGACAAAGCCGGCGTCGCTAATGAACGTTGGGGCTTTGGGGTGGCGGTCGGCGATTATGACAATGATGGCTTTCAGGATTTATTCATCGGCAACTGGGGCGTGTCGCGACTCTATCACAACAACGGCAACGGCACTTTTACAGATGTCGCGGAAAAACTCGGCGTGGCGCGCAAAGGCTGGAGCGCCGGCGCTACCTGGGGCGATTATGACAAGGATGGGCGGCTGGATTTATTCGTGCCCGGCTACCTCGATTTCGATATGAATAGCTTGCCGCCAAATCCCAGTGAAGCGGCGAAGCCCGGTGGCGTGGCGCAGAATTTCTGCCAATTTCGCGGCATTCCTGTGTTATGCGGTCCGCGCGGACTCAAAGGCGAAGGCGATACGCTCTATCATCAAAAAGCCGACGGCACCTTTGAAGATGTGAGCGTCAAAGCGGGGGTGCAGGACAAAGATAAATACTATGGCTTCTCATCAGCCTTCTTGCATATCAATGAAGATGATTTGCTTGATTTGATTGTCGTCAACGACTCAACCCCGAAACTGCTTTACCTCAATAAAGGCGATGGCACATTTGAAGAGGTCGGTTATCCGTCAGGCATTGCGCTCAATGAAAACGGGCGCGAACAGGCAGGAATGGGTTTGGGCGTCGGCGATTATGATAATGATGGCTTGGTTGATTTTTACATCACCAATTTTTCCGATGATTCAAACACTCTCTATCACAATGATGGCGATGGCAATTTCATCGATGTGACCTTCCAAGCCGGTCACGGCGAATTGACCTTTCCGTTTTTAGGCTGGGGCACCAACTTTCTGGATTATGACAATGACGGTTGGAAAGATGTATTCATCGCCAATGGTCACGTCTATCCGAATGTCGATAAACAGCAATGGGGAACGAGTTGGGCACAGCAACCGCTGCTGTTTCGCAATCTCAGCAACGGCAAATTCGCGCGCGTCGGCGCGGCTCCGAATTCCGCTTTGGCACAGGCTTATCAGGGTCGCGGACTAGGCATCGGTGATTTGGATGACGATGGCAGAATTGATGCGGTGATTAACTGCGTCGATTCACACCCGGCGGTATTGAAAAATGTGTTGAAGAATGCCGGTCACTGGGTGACTTTCAAATTGGTTGGCGATACGACGCAAAAAACCCCGCGCGATGCGACCGGCTCGATTGCTTATGTGACGACCGGCAATATGCGCCAGCGTCAGGATGTGTTGAGCGGCGCGAGTTTCGCTTCGACCAATGACCAGCGATTGCATTTCGGATTGGGACAGGCGACCAAAATCGACAAATTGGAAATCAAATGGGCGAATGGCAAATCCGAAATCGTCAAGATTGACGGATGCGATAAGGTATTCACCATTGTTCAAGGCAAAGGCATCGTCAGTAAATAA
- a CDS encoding histidine kinase N-terminal 7TM domain-containing protein — translation MNWQYNHFSLLYFLSAAVAVWLFLYGWKRRRTRGAVPFIAFAIGVFIWSFANGIEVISLTLAEKIFWANVQYFGATTIPVAWIVFALQYTGRASYINTKHLLLLCLLPAITIVLAWTNPHHELIRKNISLTTEGLFPRVLKDYGVWFKIYVIYSYTLLGAGVFLIFNLFVKANQVYRKQALVLLLGALTPWCANIVYILQIAPLHHLDLTPPAFTVAGIAMALGIFRFHLLDIIPIAYETVIEELQDGIIVLDTGGRIIDLNPAAQKILDQPASEVIGLPFTDFIAYDLDSDSSHNEICRKETFYDVKHSLIHDKRGKLSGKLVVLRDITEPKRLEAQLAQVEKLAAVGRFLSGTAHELNNPLSSILGFAQLLLAKNDLDKQTRKRIEIINQEATRSRTIVQNLFAFVGESRMIFSNVNINELLNVALELRKDALQPQGIEVRFEPGTLPEIKADAQQLERAFLNVLINAEQALQTVSGKKLLTITTELKLNGGQPRIEVSIEDTGAGIPGENLNKVFEPFFTTRPVGKGMGLGLSISYGIIAKHGGNISVESKENLGSKFIFSLPVTAALVVANV, via the coding sequence ATGAACTGGCAGTATAATCATTTTTCTCTTCTATACTTTTTATCCGCAGCCGTTGCGGTCTGGTTGTTCCTCTATGGGTGGAAGCGACGCCGAACTCGTGGCGCGGTTCCTTTTATCGCCTTTGCCATCGGCGTCTTTATCTGGTCATTTGCCAATGGCATTGAAGTCATCAGCCTGACGCTTGCTGAAAAAATTTTCTGGGCAAACGTTCAGTATTTCGGCGCAACGACGATTCCCGTCGCCTGGATAGTTTTCGCTTTGCAATACACCGGGCGGGCAAGCTACATCAATACCAAACATCTTCTGCTGCTTTGCCTGCTTCCGGCAATTACCATCGTGCTGGCTTGGACCAACCCGCACCATGAACTCATCAGAAAAAACATCTCTCTGACAACTGAAGGATTGTTTCCGCGCGTGCTTAAAGACTACGGGGTATGGTTCAAAATCTACGTGATTTATTCCTACACCTTACTGGGAGCGGGCGTTTTTCTGATTTTCAACCTGTTCGTCAAAGCGAATCAGGTTTATCGCAAACAGGCTTTAGTTCTGTTACTTGGAGCTTTGACGCCCTGGTGCGCCAATATTGTTTATATCCTGCAAATTGCGCCGCTCCATCATCTCGATTTAACTCCTCCGGCGTTTACGGTCGCCGGCATTGCGATGGCGCTTGGTATTTTCCGCTTTCATCTTCTGGATATTATTCCGATTGCTTATGAAACGGTGATTGAAGAATTACAGGATGGCATTATTGTACTCGATACCGGCGGGCGCATCATTGACCTCAACCCTGCGGCGCAAAAAATTCTCGACCAACCGGCTTCCGAAGTTATCGGTTTGCCATTTACCGATTTCATTGCCTATGACCTCGATTCCGATTCGTCGCACAATGAAATCTGTCGCAAAGAAACTTTTTATGATGTCAAACATTCGCTCATTCATGATAAACGCGGCAAATTGAGCGGCAAGTTGGTAGTGCTGCGCGACATCACCGAACCCAAACGCCTGGAGGCGCAACTGGCGCAGGTCGAAAAACTCGCAGCCGTCGGGCGCTTTCTGTCGGGCACAGCACACGAACTCAATAATCCGCTCTCTTCTATCCTTGGCTTTGCGCAATTGTTGCTTGCCAAAAACGATTTGGATAAACAAACCCGCAAAAGAATCGAAATCATTAATCAGGAAGCGACGCGCAGCCGAACCATCGTACAAAATCTGTTTGCCTTTGTTGGGGAATCCCGGATGATTTTCTCGAATGTGAATATCAATGAATTGCTCAATGTCGCGCTGGAATTACGAAAAGACGCTTTGCAACCGCAAGGCATTGAAGTTCGTTTTGAACCCGGAACGCTTCCCGAAATCAAAGCCGATGCGCAACAACTGGAGCGCGCATTTTTGAATGTTCTCATCAATGCGGAACAGGCACTACAAACCGTGAGCGGAAAAAAACTCCTGACCATTACAACCGAACTTAAACTCAATGGCGGACAACCGCGTATAGAAGTCTCTATCGAAGATACCGGCGCAGGGATTCCGGGAGAAAATTTAAACAAAGTATTTGAACCATTTTTCACCACGCGACCGGTCGGCAAAGGAATGGGGTTGGGATTATCCATCAGTTACGGCATCATTGCCAAACACGGCGGCAATATCAGTGTTGAAAGTAAAGAAAATCTCGGCAGCAAATTTATCTTTTCGCTGCCGGTTACTGCAGCCCTGGTCGTGGCTAATGTTTAG
- the pnp gene encoding polyribonucleotide nucleotidyltransferase — MFLKESIQLGGVEFSIETGKIAKQADGAVIVRYGDTMILVAAVGSTPKDVDFFPLTVEYREYGYAAGRIPGNYFKREGRPSERETLVSRLIDRPLRPLFTEGYRSDTQVVASVISADEMYDADVLSITGASAALYLSDIPFETPVAGVRVGLLGDRFVVNPSYEQGRESALNLVVAGSEEAIVMVEAGAREVTEEVMVEALLFGHNEIKKLCRLQREMYAKLGITKREVVKPEIDQDMAQSIAESITEELRDALDTGKHEKRESYALVDALKERVVSGYPEEEPDKRKMAGAIFTELKERVFRDDILNHKHRPDGRRFSEIRPISIEVGWIPRAHGSALFTRGETQAIVTTTLGTGEDIQYLDDLEKGEIKRRFLLAYNFPPYSVGETGRFGSPGRREVGHGALARRALEPMMPEEKDFPYVVRIVSDITESNGSSSMASVCGGTLSLLDAGVPLKSPVAGVAMGLVMEGNKYAILTDIAGAEDHYGDMDFKVCGTRTGITALQMDIKVTGLNAQILAYALEQARAGRLYILDKMEAVIAEPRAEISQYAPRILTIQIPVDKIRDVIGTGGKVIRSIVDKTGCKIDVADDGTVKIASANLEKAEEALGIIQGLTAVPEVGKTYLGTVQRIADFGAFVEILPGTDGLLHVSEIADYRVRDVRDVLSEGQQLLVKVINVEPTGKIRLSRRAVLEEEGGGQAPEEVPEEPGDDVGNRDENRPPRRDKDRGRPHRSSGGGGGGNRDRRRR; from the coding sequence ATGTTTTTGAAAGAGTCAATACAACTCGGAGGCGTAGAGTTTTCGATAGAGACCGGAAAGATTGCCAAACAAGCGGATGGCGCGGTTATCGTGCGCTATGGCGACACCATGATTTTGGTTGCCGCCGTCGGTTCCACCCCAAAAGATGTCGATTTTTTCCCGCTTACAGTTGAGTACAGAGAATATGGTTATGCCGCAGGACGCATTCCCGGCAACTACTTCAAACGCGAAGGCCGACCATCGGAGCGAGAAACCTTGGTTTCTCGCTTGATTGATCGCCCGCTTCGCCCCTTGTTTACCGAAGGCTATCGCAGCGATACGCAAGTCGTCGCTTCGGTAATTTCGGCTGATGAAATGTATGACGCCGACGTGTTATCAATCACCGGCGCATCGGCAGCGCTTTATCTTTCCGATATTCCATTTGAAACGCCGGTGGCAGGGGTTCGCGTCGGTCTTTTAGGTGACCGGTTTGTGGTCAATCCCAGTTACGAGCAGGGGCGCGAATCGGCACTCAATTTAGTGGTTGCCGGTTCCGAAGAAGCCATCGTGATGGTCGAAGCCGGTGCCCGGGAAGTTACCGAAGAGGTAATGGTCGAAGCCTTACTTTTCGGACATAACGAAATTAAAAAGCTTTGCCGTTTGCAAAGAGAGATGTATGCCAAACTCGGCATCACCAAACGTGAAGTCGTGAAGCCCGAAATTGACCAGGACATGGCTCAGTCCATTGCCGAAAGCATCACCGAAGAGTTACGTGATGCGCTCGACACCGGAAAACATGAAAAACGAGAAAGCTATGCGCTGGTCGATGCCTTAAAAGAGCGCGTGGTTTCCGGCTATCCCGAAGAAGAGCCTGACAAACGCAAAATGGCGGGCGCGATTTTCACTGAGTTGAAAGAGCGCGTCTTTCGCGATGACATTCTCAATCACAAACATCGTCCTGACGGTCGTCGCTTTTCGGAAATTCGCCCGATTTCCATTGAAGTCGGTTGGATTCCACGCGCTCACGGTTCGGCGCTGTTTACGCGCGGCGAAACTCAGGCAATCGTCACCACTACGCTTGGCACCGGTGAAGACATTCAATACCTCGATGATTTGGAAAAGGGCGAAATCAAACGCCGCTTTTTGCTGGCTTATAATTTCCCGCCTTATTCCGTCGGGGAAACCGGACGTTTCGGTTCACCCGGTCGTCGCGAAGTCGGGCACGGGGCGCTGGCGCGTCGCGCTCTGGAACCGATGATGCCCGAAGAAAAGGATTTCCCTTACGTCGTGCGCATCGTTTCCGACATCACCGAATCGAATGGTTCGAGTTCGATGGCATCGGTTTGCGGTGGCACCCTGTCGTTACTTGATGCCGGCGTGCCGCTCAAATCGCCGGTTGCCGGTGTAGCGATGGGGCTGGTGATGGAAGGCAATAAATACGCGATTCTCACGGACATCGCCGGGGCAGAAGACCACTACGGCGATATGGATTTCAAAGTTTGCGGCACACGAACCGGCATCACCGCTTTGCAGATGGATATAAAGGTCACGGGACTCAACGCGCAGATTCTCGCTTATGCGTTGGAGCAGGCGCGTGCCGGAAGACTTTACATCCTCGACAAAATGGAAGCAGTAATTGCCGAACCGCGAGCCGAAATCAGCCAGTATGCGCCGCGCATTCTGACCATTCAAATTCCTGTTGATAAGATTCGCGACGTCATTGGCACCGGCGGCAAAGTGATTCGCAGCATCGTTGATAAGACCGGTTGCAAGATTGATGTCGCAGACGATGGCACGGTGAAAATCGCTTCGGCGAATTTGGAAAAAGCCGAAGAAGCCCTTGGCATCATTCAAGGACTCACGGCGGTTCCCGAAGTCGGCAAAACTTATCTGGGCACGGTGCAGCGCATTGCCGATTTCGGCGCGTTTGTGGAAATTTTGCCGGGCACGGATGGTTTGCTGCACGTTTCCGAAATTGCCGATTATCGCGTGCGTGATGTGCGCGATGTACTCAGCGAAGGTCAGCAATTGCTTGTCAAAGTCATCAATGTCGAACCGACCGGCAAGATTCGGCTGTCACGCCGCGCCGTTTTGGAAGAAGAAGGCGGCGGGCAAGCGCCGGAAGAAGTACCGGAAGAGCCGGGCGATGATGTCGGCAATCGCGATGAAAATCGTCCGCCACGTCGCGACAAAGACCGTGGTCGTCCGCATCGCTCAAGCGGCGGAGGCGGAGGCGGTAATCGCGACCGTCGTCGTCGTTAA
- the rpsO gene encoding 30S ribosomal protein S15, with protein MALAKEAKIEIIGNYKTHDSDTGSPEVQVALLTQRINELTEHFKTHVKDNHSRRGLLKLVSQRRRLLDYLRRNDVERYRQLISRLGIRK; from the coding sequence GTGGCGTTAGCTAAAGAAGCTAAAATAGAGATTATCGGAAATTACAAAACGCATGATTCAGACACAGGCTCGCCCGAAGTGCAAGTAGCCTTGTTGACTCAACGCATCAATGAATTGACAGAACACTTCAAAACCCACGTCAAAGACAACCATTCACGACGCGGTTTATTGAAACTGGTCAGCCAAAGACGTCGCTTACTCGATTATTTGCGACGCAACGATGTTGAGCGATATAGACAACTCATCAGTCGTTTAGGAATAAGAAAATAG
- a CDS encoding SPOR domain-containing protein: protein MQFKQSFLSAIIILSLCASFVYANSTDTGIGYTLQVAAFPETAEAEAENFVTKLAEAGEQPIWGKVELPGRGNWVRVFIGTFKTQSEARQYGEQLVGRRLIKEFLIKKSSEIKSLSRPRTVIRKDASNRAPRQINLAETTPDLDLGEATTGKRNLPQVIARKPSELPQQPLRPPPNEVAARPPTAGHSPKSVSDPETAPTPNQPSNQRQDKPTTLSKSLSGRKAQIQSVSSKMPSGDYSSASRTNISLANQLLSGRFALDLPNRAGKKTLLHLSPTLDPTIVPRADAVRVALNLLMTQAAPSTTSRQGGLWLGGDTQDGLARLGWILGEDADLISLDDNHQVLLNTAKLAKSAGVEAAKDADAPLRVLNYILENEGLLLMVQLTQSAHRYQLFIGKQVMTFGGWVKLSGSINLDNNFDRRINPHRRNHKKLDIERPPDGFDSLVAINAVARWFNLHTNKFVPDGNITFHELAEAYAKVELGFEYLSDVEMPGAHQMALEREVQLKKQRPNGALVLTLGSNRVLKSDEDWKQFAAEQNGERQQED from the coding sequence ATGCAGTTTAAGCAGTCTTTTCTTTCCGCTATTATCATCCTGTCCTTATGCGCTTCGTTCGTCTATGCCAATTCCACAGACACCGGCATCGGTTATACCCTGCAAGTTGCTGCCTTTCCCGAAACCGCAGAAGCGGAAGCTGAAAATTTTGTTACTAAACTCGCAGAAGCTGGAGAGCAGCCTATCTGGGGCAAAGTTGAATTACCGGGACGCGGTAACTGGGTGCGGGTTTTCATCGGAACATTTAAAACCCAAAGTGAAGCGCGCCAGTACGGCGAACAATTGGTCGGGCGACGCTTGATTAAAGAATTTCTCATCAAAAAATCGAGCGAAATTAAATCTTTAAGCCGTCCGCGTACGGTGATTCGCAAAGATGCCAGCAATCGCGCACCCCGCCAAATCAACCTCGCAGAAACCACTCCTGATCTGGATTTGGGTGAAGCGACAACCGGTAAACGCAATCTGCCGCAGGTCATCGCCCGAAAGCCTTCTGAATTGCCGCAGCAGCCTCTGCGCCCGCCGCCCAATGAAGTTGCGGCGAGGCCGCCAACTGCTGGTCACTCGCCTAAATCTGTGTCAGACCCCGAGACTGCTCCCACCCCTAATCAACCATCAAATCAACGTCAGGACAAGCCAACAACCCTCAGTAAATCTCTGTCCGGTCGCAAGGCGCAAATTCAGTCTGTCAGTTCAAAGATGCCCTCGGGTGATTACTCATCTGCCTCGCGTACCAATATCTCTTTAGCCAATCAACTGCTGAGCGGACGATTTGCGCTTGATTTGCCCAATCGAGCGGGTAAAAAAACTTTACTCCATTTGTCACCCACCCTTGACCCGACAATCGTTCCACGCGCCGATGCCGTGCGGGTGGCTTTGAACCTGTTGATGACGCAAGCCGCGCCATCCACAACCTCTCGGCAAGGTGGTTTATGGTTAGGTGGAGACACCCAGGACGGGTTGGCGCGGTTAGGGTGGATTTTAGGTGAGGACGCAGATTTGATTTCGCTTGATGATAACCATCAGGTTCTTTTGAATACTGCAAAATTAGCCAAATCAGCGGGCGTTGAAGCGGCAAAGGATGCCGATGCGCCGCTGCGCGTACTCAATTATATTCTTGAGAACGAAGGGTTATTGTTGATGGTGCAACTGACGCAAAGCGCCCATCGCTACCAGCTTTTTATCGGCAAGCAGGTAATGACCTTTGGGGGGTGGGTCAAACTTAGCGGCAGCATCAATCTGGATAATAATTTTGACCGGCGCATTAACCCGCATCGGCGCAATCACAAAAAACTCGATATTGAACGCCCGCCCGATGGCTTTGACAGTTTAGTGGCGATTAACGCGGTGGCGCGATGGTTCAATTTACACACCAATAAATTTGTGCCGGATGGCAATATTACCTTTCATGAACTGGCAGAGGCTTATGCCAAAGTCGAACTTGGCTTTGAGTATTTGTCGGATGTAGAGATGCCCGGCGCGCATCAGATGGCGCTTGAACGGGAAGTTCAATTAAAGAAACAACGCCCGAATGGCGCACTGGTGCTGACCCTGGGGTCCAATCGGGTCTTGAAATCGGATGAAGACTGGAAACAGTTTGCCGCCGAACAGAACGGCGAGCGCCAGCAGGAGGACTAA
- a CDS encoding ZIP family metal transporter, whose protein sequence is MGTALIVIIYGLTAAAANLLGGFFVSSRRLGQTTLRYLIALGAGFMLAAVFLKIVPETIAIWEGQAAQPMIFLMVGYLLIQLFEHTIAPHFHFGEEVHHDAMLEHHAALAGVAALMIHAFFDGVSIAAAALVNTQLGVLIFIAILLHKLPEGFTVASMMLASKRSSRSALMAALSIGIATFAGVALVLLFHQVAVYSHPLSSYFLPLSAGVTLYVAASDLIPEVNKEEGATTSLIVFAGVAMLYLVELLLEAFHLNH, encoded by the coding sequence ATGGGCACTGCCCTGATTGTGATTATTTACGGACTGACGGCGGCGGCGGCTAATCTGCTCGGCGGATTTTTTGTTTCCTCAAGACGCCTGGGGCAAACCACCCTGCGCTATTTAATCGCGCTTGGCGCGGGATTTATGCTGGCAGCGGTCTTTTTAAAAATCGTTCCCGAAACGATTGCGATTTGGGAAGGGCAGGCGGCGCAACCGATGATCTTTTTAATGGTTGGCTACCTGCTGATTCAACTGTTTGAACACACCATCGCGCCGCATTTTCATTTCGGCGAAGAGGTGCATCACGATGCCATGCTTGAGCACCACGCGGCGCTCGCAGGGGTTGCGGCGCTGATGATTCACGCCTTTTTTGATGGCGTTTCGATTGCTGCCGCGGCGCTCGTGAATACCCAGCTCGGCGTGCTGATTTTCATCGCCATTTTACTGCACAAATTGCCCGAAGGGTTTACGGTGGCTTCGATGATGCTGGCGTCGAAACGTTCGTCGCGCAGCGCTTTGATGGCGGCGCTTTCCATTGGCATCGCAACTTTCGCAGGCGTGGCGCTGGTGTTGTTATTTCATCAGGTGGCGGTTTATTCGCATCCGCTGTCGTCCTATTTTTTGCCCTTGTCGGCGGGCGTAACGCTTTATGTAGCAGCCTCGGATTTGATTCCTGAAGTCAATAAAGAAGAAGGCGCGACCACCTCGCTGATTGTCTTTGCCGGTGTGGCAATGCTCTATCTGGTTGAGTTGCTGCTTGAGGCGTTTCATTTGAACCATTAA